In Phenylobacterium koreense, one DNA window encodes the following:
- a CDS encoding TetR/AcrR family transcriptional regulator, with the protein MKEAAAAESRPYHHGDLRRALIDAARRLLESEGPNALSLRAVAREAGVSPAAPYHHFKDKSELLDAVAHEGWDMLNELMTAARNRESSVGDKLTSLGVAYVRFARDNPALYRVMYDASRDKDDLPEHVHMEDDSAYCQVRNTLTEADVGPLSELDLELATTAAWCAAHGLAEMFAFKQFDPLKEALGGDEAFLRGVFEHMGIFGKAGQS; encoded by the coding sequence ATGAAAGAAGCTGCAGCCGCCGAGAGCCGGCCCTATCACCACGGCGACCTGCGCCGCGCGCTGATCGACGCCGCCCGCCGGTTGCTGGAATCCGAGGGCCCCAACGCCTTGTCGCTGCGCGCCGTCGCACGCGAAGCCGGGGTCAGCCCGGCCGCCCCCTATCACCACTTCAAGGACAAGAGCGAACTGCTCGACGCCGTGGCGCACGAGGGCTGGGACATGCTCAACGAGCTGATGACCGCCGCGCGCAACCGCGAGAGCTCGGTCGGCGACAAGCTGACCTCGCTGGGTGTCGCCTATGTCCGCTTCGCCCGCGACAACCCGGCGCTCTATCGCGTCATGTACGACGCCTCGCGCGACAAGGACGACCTGCCCGAGCACGTCCACATGGAAGACGACAGCGCCTATTGCCAGGTGCGCAACACCCTGACCGAGGCCGACGTCGGCCCGCTCAGCGAGCTTGACCTGGAGCTGGCCACCACCGCGGCCTGGTGCGCCGCCCACGGCCTGGCCGAGATGTTCGCCTTCAAGCAGTTCGATCCGCTGAAGGAGGCCCTCGGCGGCGACGAGGCCTTCCTGCGCGGCGTCTTCGAACACATGGGCATTTTCGGCAAGGCCGGCCAGAGCTAA
- a CDS encoding PEPxxWA-CTERM sorting domain-containing protein: MKHATSAAVLATAMLFCGAEAAEGAVIVSFSSADAGPLAGKTLVWNFDDVQDADYSVAFSAGSGLRSVAAGTTSTAAPPPGATGSYAAVRGGGTMTLTTPGIMSLSVFMGSPDSYNSIRFNYLDGTSESLNGIQLAAGAFNGDQSIGRYMTYAFDKVVNSVVFGSSGDSFEFDNLAVVAAPPPGPITSPVPEPASWALLMSGFALAGTAIRRRSKAVPAAG, encoded by the coding sequence ATGAAGCACGCAACGAGCGCGGCGGTTCTGGCCACCGCCATGTTGTTCTGCGGCGCGGAGGCTGCTGAGGGCGCAGTCATCGTTTCGTTCAGCTCCGCCGATGCGGGCCCGCTCGCCGGCAAGACGCTGGTCTGGAATTTCGACGACGTGCAGGACGCCGACTACTCGGTCGCGTTCTCGGCGGGCTCGGGCCTGCGCAGCGTGGCCGCCGGCACGACCTCGACGGCCGCACCGCCGCCGGGCGCCACCGGCTCCTACGCCGCCGTGCGGGGCGGCGGGACCATGACCCTGACGACGCCCGGCATCATGTCCTTGAGCGTCTTCATGGGATCGCCCGACAGCTACAACTCCATCCGCTTCAACTACCTGGACGGAACCTCCGAGAGCCTGAACGGGATCCAGTTGGCGGCCGGCGCCTTCAACGGCGACCAGTCCATCGGCCGCTACATGACCTACGCCTTCGACAAGGTCGTGAATTCGGTGGTGTTCGGCTCGTCGGGGGACTCGTTCGAGTTCGACAACCTGGCGGTCGTCGCTGCGCCGCCGCCGGGGCCGATCACCTCGCCGGTTCCCGAGCCCGCGAGCTGGGCGCTGCTGATGAGCGGCTTCGCCCTGGCCGGGACGGCGATCCGCCGGCGGTCCAAGGCCGTCCCCGCCGCCGGCTAG
- a CDS encoding DUF1294 domain-containing protein, giving the protein MTALLLYLAAINLAAFAAMGWDKACAVRGDRRISERTLLSLAAAGGAFGAVAAQQAFRHKTRKQPFGAYLSAVTILEASALVLLTIRA; this is encoded by the coding sequence GTGACCGCCCTCCTCCTCTATCTCGCTGCGATCAACCTTGCGGCCTTCGCGGCCATGGGATGGGACAAGGCCTGCGCCGTCCGCGGCGACCGGAGAATCAGTGAACGGACGCTCCTTTCCCTGGCGGCGGCCGGCGGGGCCTTCGGCGCCGTCGCGGCCCAGCAGGCCTTTCGGCACAAGACCCGAAAACAACCTTTTGGCGCATATCTATCTGCCGTCACCATCCTGGAGGCGAGCGCTCTGGTTCTGCTGACCATACGCGCCTGA
- a CDS encoding HD domain-containing protein, with the protein MPTIHPAAAIPDSKLARAITEFIRDTETELLFNHSSRVFQFGALVGVRRGLSFDPELLYAGAMFHDVGLMPSHSSHGERFEVDGAHAARDFLRSHGVSEADAYTVWTAIALHTTPGVPVHMHPVVALVTAGVEMDVLGLAYSGYSDAERAAVVAGFPRTPTFKEDIIQAFYDGNSHRPETTFGNVNADVLADKEPHFHRGNFCQVIRNSPWRG; encoded by the coding sequence GTGCCGACGATCCATCCCGCCGCGGCGATCCCCGACAGCAAGCTCGCGCGTGCGATCACCGAGTTCATCCGCGATACCGAAACCGAGCTGCTGTTCAACCACTCCAGCCGCGTGTTCCAGTTCGGCGCGCTGGTAGGGGTGCGCCGCGGGCTGAGCTTCGATCCGGAACTGCTCTATGCCGGCGCGATGTTCCACGACGTCGGGCTGATGCCGAGCCATTCGAGTCATGGCGAACGGTTCGAGGTGGACGGCGCCCACGCCGCGCGGGACTTCCTGCGCAGCCACGGCGTGTCGGAGGCCGACGCCTACACCGTCTGGACGGCGATCGCGTTGCACACCACGCCGGGGGTGCCCGTCCACATGCATCCGGTGGTGGCGCTGGTGACCGCGGGCGTCGAGATGGACGTGCTGGGCCTTGCCTATTCGGGCTATTCCGACGCCGAGCGGGCCGCCGTCGTTGCGGGATTCCCGCGCACGCCGACGTTCAAGGAAGACATCATCCAGGCCTTCTACGACGGCAACAGCCACAGGCCGGAAACGACCTTCGGCAACGTCAACGCCGATGTCCTTGCCGACAAGGAACCGCACTTCCACCGCGGGAACTTCTGCCAGGTGATCCGCAACTCGCCTTGGAGGGGGTGA
- a CDS encoding DMT family transporter, with protein sequence MTEAAMASPDNGRLKALGVLVAGGAIIGLAPILVRLSDAGPAAIGFWRVTFALPLLALMALRSDGGVGAPSKFALIAGLAFAGDLSFWHYSIHYTSVANATVLTNLTPVVVTIVAWLAFRQRPANLFLLAVGLAVGGAWMMAAGRGAGAPGANPPLGDSLALSTAGWYAIYLMGVAAARKSAGAARVMFWSSLASAPVLLAVALALGENLTPSSAAGWAAVVGLGVMHVAGQGSIAWALGRLPAATASVVVLIQPVVAAILGWMLFAEAMTPLQMAGGMLALFGVVLAQAASRQRKPA encoded by the coding sequence TTGACTGAAGCGGCGATGGCCTCCCCCGACAACGGGCGATTGAAGGCGCTCGGCGTGTTGGTGGCCGGCGGGGCGATCATCGGCCTCGCCCCCATCCTGGTGCGCCTGTCCGACGCCGGCCCCGCGGCCATCGGCTTCTGGCGCGTGACCTTCGCCTTGCCGCTGCTGGCGCTGATGGCGCTGCGGTCGGACGGCGGCGTCGGCGCGCCCTCGAAGTTCGCCCTCATCGCGGGCCTGGCCTTCGCCGGCGACCTCTCCTTCTGGCACTACAGCATCCACTACACCTCGGTGGCCAACGCCACGGTGCTGACCAACCTGACGCCGGTGGTGGTGACCATCGTCGCCTGGCTGGCCTTCAGGCAGCGCCCCGCCAACCTCTTCCTGCTGGCCGTCGGCCTGGCGGTCGGCGGAGCCTGGATGATGGCCGCGGGGCGCGGAGCCGGCGCCCCCGGCGCCAACCCGCCGCTGGGCGACTCCCTCGCCCTCTCCACCGCCGGCTGGTACGCGATCTATCTCATGGGCGTGGCCGCGGCCCGGAAGTCCGCCGGCGCCGCGCGCGTGATGTTCTGGTCGAGCCTGGCCAGCGCGCCGGTCCTCCTCGCCGTGGCCCTCGCCCTCGGCGAGAACCTCACTCCCAGCAGCGCCGCCGGCTGGGCTGCCGTGGTCGGGCTCGGCGTCATGCACGTCGCCGGCCAGGGCTCCATCGCCTGGGCCCTGGGCCGCCTGCCCGCCGCCACCGCCTCGGTCGTCGTGCTGATCCAGCCGGTGGTCGCCGCCATCCTCGGCTGGATGCTGTTCGCCGAAGCCATGACGCCCCTGCAGATGGCCGGCGGCATGCTCGCCCTCTTCGGCGTGGTCCTGGCCCAGGCGGCGTCACGCCAGCGCAAGCCTGCCTAG
- a CDS encoding DUF2277 domain-containing protein encodes MCRNIKTLFNFDPPATDEEIRDAALQFVRKLSGFNAPSKANREAFDTTVDEVAAAARRLFENLETTAKPKDREEEAAKAKARSAERFGARQPA; translated from the coding sequence ATGTGCCGCAACATCAAGACGTTGTTCAACTTCGACCCGCCCGCCACGGATGAGGAGATCCGTGACGCAGCGCTCCAGTTCGTCCGCAAGCTGTCCGGCTTCAACGCCCCTTCGAAGGCAAATCGCGAAGCCTTCGACACTACCGTCGATGAGGTCGCGGCCGCCGCCCGCCGCCTGTTCGAGAACCTCGAAACCACTGCCAAGCCAAAGGACCGCGAGGAAGAGGCCGCCAAGGCCAAGGCCCGCTCGGCTGAGCGCTTCGGCGCCAGGCAGCCGGCCTAA
- a CDS encoding DUF2459 domain-containing protein, with protein sequence MKRRKWIAVTLVALLAAAAFVAATARPADPALFPPKPGERTVTVYLLYNWMHSRLVVPTAALEASPAAAAAIAATPRKGPWTAVSYGDARFYRERGWTPMRVVDFLRSMLAPGNPAAVLIEPMPQPSPETLGRPVTRLVLTERGFERLRARLDATFQLEAGGPIIIGRGRNPDALFFQSAKGADLAHQCNHWVAGLLNAAGVPVNLALATLTRGLSWDLRTRAGATPVPGEIRPVAALETPPVYSGTFRPLMRRVDERTGAVTFEAFVIRFGRGQRLVTRPERLVRAGEPRPGGETYAALLQVPTDSLVEIRRVDLEAAAPGGAPGLCGERPTRQLVLGFWTRPRAPYEISMAAFAATPPSEASLCGVFHYSQP encoded by the coding sequence ATGAAGCGTAGGAAATGGATCGCCGTCACCCTGGTCGCCCTGCTCGCAGCGGCGGCCTTCGTCGCGGCCACGGCGCGGCCCGCCGATCCGGCCCTGTTCCCGCCGAAGCCCGGCGAGCGCACGGTGACCGTCTATCTGCTCTACAACTGGATGCACTCCAGGCTGGTGGTGCCGACCGCAGCGCTGGAGGCTTCGCCCGCCGCCGCGGCGGCGATCGCCGCCACGCCCCGGAAAGGGCCATGGACGGCCGTCAGTTACGGCGACGCTCGGTTCTATCGCGAGCGGGGTTGGACGCCGATGCGCGTCGTCGACTTCCTCCGCTCCATGCTGGCGCCGGGCAACCCGGCCGCCGTGCTCATCGAGCCGATGCCGCAGCCCAGCCCGGAGACGCTCGGCCGGCCGGTCACCCGGCTGGTCCTCACCGAGCGCGGGTTCGAGCGTCTGCGGGCCCGGTTGGACGCGACCTTCCAGTTGGAGGCCGGCGGGCCAATCATCATCGGCCGCGGACGCAACCCCGACGCCCTGTTCTTCCAGAGCGCGAAGGGCGCCGATCTGGCGCACCAGTGCAACCACTGGGTCGCCGGGCTGCTGAACGCCGCCGGGGTTCCGGTGAATCTCGCGCTCGCCACGCTCACGCGCGGCCTGTCCTGGGACCTGCGAACCCGGGCCGGCGCCACGCCTGTTCCCGGCGAGATCAGGCCGGTCGCCGCCCTGGAGACGCCGCCGGTCTATTCGGGCACGTTCAGGCCGCTCATGCGGCGGGTGGACGAGCGCACCGGAGCGGTCACCTTCGAGGCCTTCGTCATCCGTTTCGGGCGCGGCCAGCGCCTGGTGACCCGACCAGAGCGGCTCGTTCGCGCCGGCGAGCCCCGGCCCGGCGGAGAGACCTATGCCGCGCTGCTTCAGGTTCCAACGGACAGCCTCGTCGAAATCCGGCGCGTGGACCTCGAAGCGGCGGCGCCCGGCGGCGCTCCGGGCCTCTGCGGCGAGCGCCCGACGAGGCAATTGGTCCTGGGCTTCTGGACGCGGCCTCGCGCGCCCTACGAAATCTCGATGGCGGCCTTCGCGGCGACGCCGCCGTCGGAGGCCTCGCTATGCGGCGTCTTCCACTACTCGCAGCCTTAG
- a CDS encoding alpha/beta hydrolase, with protein MDPHIKAMLDEQAAAAAGQPAPALDSLPTEMVRAGYRMQRTAQNQQAPKDVEARDLQIDGAAGKIGARLYTPAGAPAVTPGLVYYHGGGFTIGDLETHDGHCRRLASYAGIRVLAVDYRLAPEHPFPAGHDDALAAAKWAFDHAAEIGFDPARIAVGGCSAGGNLAASVSIDLRDDPKRKLAFQLLLYPGIWPDEETKSRQELDGPVLSKAAIAWFDKCLAVGDHPQAARAMLGSSVDVSRTPPALVVTAGYDPLKDEGRDYAARLNAAGVKASHVEYADMVHDFYILGDVSPAVTAAAKETAAALRAALA; from the coding sequence ATGGATCCGCACATCAAGGCGATGCTCGACGAACAGGCTGCGGCGGCGGCCGGCCAGCCGGCCCCGGCGCTGGACTCGCTGCCGACGGAAATGGTCCGGGCCGGCTACCGGATGCAGCGCACCGCCCAGAACCAGCAGGCGCCAAAGGACGTGGAGGCCCGCGACCTGCAGATCGACGGCGCGGCGGGCAAGATCGGCGCGCGGCTCTACACGCCGGCCGGCGCGCCGGCGGTGACCCCGGGCCTCGTCTATTACCATGGCGGCGGCTTTACGATCGGCGACCTGGAAACCCATGACGGCCATTGCCGGCGGCTGGCGAGCTATGCCGGCATCCGGGTGCTGGCGGTGGACTACCGGCTGGCGCCGGAGCATCCGTTTCCAGCCGGCCACGACGACGCCCTGGCGGCGGCCAAGTGGGCCTTCGACCACGCCGCGGAGATCGGCTTCGACCCGGCCCGGATCGCGGTGGGCGGCTGCTCGGCCGGCGGCAATCTGGCGGCCTCGGTCTCCATCGACCTGAGGGACGACCCCAAGCGCAAGCTGGCCTTCCAACTACTGCTCTATCCGGGCATCTGGCCCGACGAGGAGACGAAGTCGCGTCAGGAACTGGACGGGCCGGTGCTGAGCAAGGCGGCGATCGCCTGGTTCGACAAGTGCCTGGCGGTGGGCGACCACCCGCAGGCGGCGCGGGCCATGCTGGGCTCCAGCGTCGACGTCAGCCGGACCCCGCCGGCCCTGGTGGTCACCGCGGGCTATGATCCGCTGAAGGACGAAGGCCGCGACTACGCGGCGCGGCTCAATGCGGCGGGCGTGAAGGCGAGCCACGTCGAGTACGCCGACATGGTCCACGATTTCTATATCCTGGGCGACGTGTCGCCGGCGGTGACGGCGGCGGCCAAGGAGACCGCGGCGGCGCTGCGGGCGGCGCTGGCGTAG
- a CDS encoding HNH endonuclease: protein MQVLNHPPSGWPCLVLNADFRPLSYYPLSLWPWQEVIKAVFLDRVDVVSTYDQEVHSPSFTMRLPSVVSLKHYVPQDRPPAFTRFNLFLRDSFLCQYCSAPDDLTFDHVVPRSRGGRTTWENIVTACARCNLMKGGRTPAEAHMHPFLAPSRPTAFELQERGRKFPPHHLHKSWLDYLYWDIELEA, encoded by the coding sequence ATGCAGGTGCTTAACCACCCGCCGTCCGGCTGGCCTTGTCTCGTGCTGAACGCCGACTTCCGGCCGCTCAGCTATTATCCGCTGTCCCTCTGGCCATGGCAGGAGGTGATCAAGGCGGTGTTCCTGGACCGTGTGGATGTGGTTTCGACCTACGACCAGGAAGTCCACTCCCCCTCCTTCACGATGCGCCTGCCGAGCGTGGTTTCGCTCAAGCACTACGTGCCGCAGGACCGGCCGCCGGCCTTCACCCGCTTCAATCTGTTCCTGCGGGATTCCTTCCTCTGCCAGTATTGCTCGGCGCCGGACGACCTGACGTTCGACCATGTGGTGCCGCGCTCGCGGGGAGGGCGCACGACCTGGGAAAACATCGTCACCGCCTGCGCCCGCTGCAACCTGATGAAGGGCGGACGCACTCCGGCCGAAGCTCACATGCACCCCTTCCTGGCGCCCTCCCGGCCCACGGCCTTCGAGCTGCAGGAGCGCGGCCGCAAGTTCCCCCCGCACCACCTGCACAAGAGCTGGCTCGACTACCTGTACTGGGACATCGAGCTGGAGGCGTAG
- the gluQRS gene encoding tRNA glutamyl-Q(34) synthetase GluQRS: MFVTRFAPSPTGHLHRGHAFSALTAYEAARAAGGRFILRIEDIDVTRSRREFETSIYEDLAWLGIEWETPVRRQSEHVDDYQAAIAALTADHLTYRCFRTRKEIAQEAARAPHGAAEAFRGGPLPPEEEARRLAAGEPFAWRLSLDGAERALAGRPLSFVEEGAGPNGEHGIVTADPASSGDIVLARKDVGVAYHLAVVVDDALQGITHVIRGQDLYEASHVQRLLQALLDLPTPVYRHHRLLTGPDGKRFAKRDRAETLRDLRARGITPQQLRQEMGLD, encoded by the coding sequence GTGTTCGTCACCCGCTTCGCCCCCTCGCCTACGGGCCATCTGCATCGCGGCCACGCCTTCTCGGCCCTGACCGCCTACGAGGCCGCGCGCGCGGCCGGCGGCCGCTTCATCCTGCGCATCGAGGACATCGACGTCACCCGCAGCCGCCGGGAGTTCGAGACCTCGATCTACGAGGACCTCGCCTGGCTGGGGATCGAATGGGAAACCCCGGTCCGCCGGCAGTCCGAGCATGTCGACGACTACCAGGCGGCCATCGCCGCCCTCACCGCCGACCACCTCACCTATCGCTGCTTCCGCACCCGCAAGGAGATCGCCCAGGAGGCCGCCCGCGCCCCGCACGGCGCCGCCGAGGCCTTCCGCGGCGGCCCGCTGCCGCCTGAGGAAGAGGCTCGCCGCCTCGCCGCCGGCGAACCCTTCGCCTGGCGCCTGTCGCTCGACGGCGCCGAACGCGCCCTGGCCGGCCGGCCGCTCTCCTTCGTCGAGGAGGGCGCAGGCCCGAACGGCGAGCATGGGATCGTCACCGCCGATCCCGCCTCCAGCGGCGACATCGTCCTGGCCCGCAAGGACGTGGGCGTCGCCTATCACCTGGCGGTGGTCGTCGACGACGCGCTGCAGGGGATCACCCACGTGATCCGCGGCCAGGACCTTTATGAAGCCTCGCACGTGCAAAGACTGCTGCAGGCCTTGCTGGACCTGCCCACTCCTGTTTATCGCCACCATCGGCTGCTGACGGGTCCCGACGGCAAGCGCTTCGCCAAGCGCGACCGGGCCGAGACCCTGCGCGATCTGCGCGCCCGCGGGATCACCCCGCAGCAGCTCCGGCAGGAGATGGGTCTTGACTGA
- a CDS encoding GlxA family transcriptional regulator, with translation MRTRRIGIFAVQGVQLLDVSGPADVFAEANIQAGRPAYEILVLGAAPGMVRASSGMRLAVDGVLGRDHPSLDTLLVAGAPHLHLLPRDEQLFQRLREAAGQARRYGSVCTGAFLLAEAGLLSGRRVTTHWALAGRLAEAFPDLILDANAIHVRDGKVRTAAGVTAGLDLALALVEEDLGPELARDVASQLVMYFRRPGGQLQYSRGRQARPAGRSALQQVQRWVAAHPGDDHSIAELAARAGMSPRHFARLFRDEVGDTPSAWVEGVRIDAARGLLEQGQPPKLAGARCGFASVETFRRAFERRVGVSPAAYRRQHAAG, from the coding sequence ATGAGAACACGCCGCATCGGGATATTCGCCGTCCAGGGCGTCCAACTGCTGGACGTGTCCGGACCGGCCGACGTCTTCGCCGAGGCGAACATCCAGGCCGGTCGGCCCGCGTATGAAATCCTCGTCCTCGGCGCAGCCCCCGGCATGGTTCGCGCCTCTTCAGGCATGCGCCTCGCCGTAGACGGCGTCCTGGGCAGGGACCACCCCAGCCTGGACACCTTGCTGGTCGCCGGGGCCCCGCACCTTCATCTCCTGCCGCGCGACGAGCAGTTGTTCCAGCGGTTGCGAGAGGCCGCCGGTCAGGCAAGGCGCTACGGCTCGGTCTGCACCGGCGCCTTCCTGCTGGCCGAGGCCGGGCTGTTGTCGGGGCGGCGCGTCACGACCCACTGGGCGCTGGCGGGCCGGTTGGCCGAGGCCTTTCCCGACCTGATCCTGGACGCCAACGCCATTCATGTCCGCGACGGGAAGGTGCGCACGGCCGCCGGCGTCACCGCTGGTCTCGACCTGGCGCTGGCCCTGGTGGAGGAGGATCTCGGCCCGGAACTCGCGCGCGACGTCGCCAGCCAGCTCGTCATGTACTTCCGCAGGCCGGGCGGCCAGCTTCAATATAGCCGCGGACGGCAGGCCAGGCCCGCCGGGCGCTCCGCCCTGCAGCAGGTCCAGCGGTGGGTCGCCGCCCACCCGGGCGACGACCACAGCATCGCCGAACTGGCCGCCCGCGCCGGCATGAGCCCACGCCACTTCGCCCGCCTGTTCCGTGATGAGGTCGGAGACACCCCGTCCGCCTGGGTCGAGGGCGTCAGGATCGATGCGGCCCGCGGCCTGCTCGAACAGGGACAGCCGCCGAAACTGGCTGGAGCCCGATGCGGCTTCGCCAGCGTCGAGACCTTCCGCCGGGCCTTCGAGCGCCGCGTCGGGGTGTCCCCGGCCGCATACCGCCGCCAGCACGCGGCCGGCTAG